One genomic segment of Vulpes vulpes isolate BD-2025 chromosome 2, VulVul3, whole genome shotgun sequence includes these proteins:
- the CIZ1 gene encoding cip1-interacting zinc finger protein isoform X8 codes for MSPPADRPLRERDGPRARSRRFQGRRTRGGGSALPRAPSQPTVAPAAAEAPATMFNQQQQLQQLQQQQLLQLQQLLQQSPPQAPLPMAAAVSRGLPQQQTQQQLLNLQGANSASLLNGSVLQRALLLQQLQGLDQFAMPPATYDSAGLTMPTATLGNLRGYGLATPTLTAPSLTPPQLTTPNLQQFFPQATRQSLLGPPPVGVPMNPSQINLSGRTPQKQARTPSSTTPNRKDSYSQTMPVEDESDPPEGSEEAVTPQADTPEDQDSPPCPDGIAKEKHTVAPAPESCEASEPPAKRSKSSELPTEKGLPGQPQARTTAPKQTQTPELLPEPPEARVLPRFQPRVLQIQAQVQPQTPPQVPPVDMPVQRLLQKQVQTQTSPDHVGPRQVLKEAEQQKQVQPPEQPLRQPPGQLPVQAPDPTEGQPQAPLQVSVPALEQAPVPVHSTELETPPDKGDSGAGLEEASPEPEGAQGSMESQDELTSGLDMGECEKRAREMLGVWGAGGSLKVTILQSSDSRAFSTVPLTPVPRAGESTSATPATASTPSKQTLQFFCYLCKANCSSQQEFQDHMSGAQHQQRLGEIQHMSQACLLSLLPVPRDVLEREDEEPPPRRWCNTCQVYYMGDLIQHRRTQDHKIAKQSLRPFCTVCNRYFKTPRKFVEHVKSQGHKDKAKELKMLEKEIAGQDEDHFITVDAVGCFEGDEEEEEEEEDEEEIEVEEEFCKQVRSRDISIEEWKGSETYNPNTAYGVDFLVPVMGYICRICHKFYHSNSGAQLSHCKSLAHFENLQKYKKAKNPSPTSRPVSRRCAINARNALTALFTSGGRAPSQPCSQDTAKTPSKNASTTTAIQGPAQKRLLF; via the exons ATGTCCCCGCCAGCCGACAGACCCCTCCGGGAGAGAGACGGACCTCGGGCTCGGAGCCGCCGGTTCCAGGGGCGGAGGACGCGGGGCGGAGGGTCTGCGCTGCCTAGGGCCCCCTCTCAGCCCACGGTCGCGCCCGCCGCAGCCGAGGCGCCGG CCACCATGTtcaaccagcagcagcagctccagcagctccagcagcagcAACTCCTGCAGCTCCAGCAGCTGCTCCAACAATCTCCACCGCAAGCCCCACTGCCCATGGCCGCAGCCGTCAGCCG GGGGCTTCCCCAGCAGCAGACACAGCAGCAGCTTCTGAATCTCCAAGGTGCcaactctgcctccctcctcaaCGGGTCTGTGCTACAGAGAGCTTTGCTTTTGCAGCAGTTGCAAG GACTGGACCAGTTTGCAATGCCACCAGCCACGTATGACAGTGCCGGTCTCACCATGCCCACGgcaacactgg gtaaCCTCCGTGGCTACGGCCTGGCAACCCCAACCCTGACGGCCCCCAGCCTCACACCCCCTCAGCTGACCACCCCAAATCTACAGCAGTTTTTTCCCCAGGCAACTCGGCAATCCTTGCTGGGTCCCCCTCCTGTCGGGGTTCCCATGAACCCCTCCCAGATCAACCTTTCAGGGCGGACTCCCCAGAAACAGGCCCGCACTCCCTCATCCACTACTCCCAATCGCAAG GATTCTTATTCTCAGACAATGCCTGTGGAAGATGAGTCAGACCCCCCAGAGGGGTCTGAGGAAGCTGTCACGCCCCAAGCAGACACACCAGAAG ACCAGGATTCCCCACCCTGCCCAGATGGCATTGCTAAGGAGAAACACACTGTAGCACCTGCTCCCGAGTCTTGTGAGGCATCTGAGCCACCAGCTAAGAGGTCAAAGAG CTCAGAGTTGCCCACGGAGAAGGGGCTTCCGGGGCAGCCGCAGGCCCGCACCACAGCCCCGAAGCAGACACAGACACCCGAGCTGCTGCCTGAGCCGCCAGAAGCCCGAGTTCTGCCACGATTCCAGCCCCGGGTTCTGCAGATCCAGGCCCAGGTGCAGCCACAGACGCCGCCACAGGTGCCTCCTGTGGACATGCCAGTGCAGCGCCTCCTGCAGAAGCAGGTGCAGACACAGACCTCTCCAGACCATGTGGGGCCACGGCAGGTGCTGAAGGAGGCAGAGCAGCAAAAACAG GTCCAGCCACCGGAGCAGCCACTGAGACAACCTCCAGGGCAGCTGCCAGTGCAGGCACCTGACCCCACTGAGGGACAGCCTCAGGCCCCGCTACAGGTGTCAGTACCAGCATTGGAGCAAGCCCCGGTTCCGGTTCATTCCACAGAGCTGGAGACGCCTCCTGATAAGGGAGATAGTGGAGCTG GCCTGGAGGAGGCCTCGCCAGAGCCAGAGGGCGCCCAGGGCAGCATGGAGAGTCAGGACGAGTTGACCAGTGGCCTGGATATGGGAGAATGTGAAAAAAGGGCAAGAGAGATGCTAGGG GTGTGGGGTGCCGGGGGCTCCCTGAAGGTCACCATCCTGCAGAGCAGTGACAGCCGGGCCTTCAGCACTGTCCCCCTCACACCCGTGCCTCGCGCTGGCGAATCCACATCTGCCACCCCTGCCACTGCCAGCACACCCTCTAAGCAGACCCTCCAGTTCTTCTGCTACCTCTGTAAGGCCAACTGTAGCAGTCAGCAG GAGTTCCAGGACCACATGTCGGGAGCCCAGCACCAGCAGCGGCTCGGGGAGATCCAGCACATGAGCCAAGCCTGCCTCCTGTCCCTGCTGCCCGTGCCCCGGGATGTCCtggagagagaggatga AGAGCCCCCGCCGAGGCGCTGGTGTAACACCTGCCAGGTCTACTACATGGGAGACCTGATCCAGCACCGCAGGACGCAGGACCACAAG ATTGCCAAGCAATCCCTGCGACCTTTCTGCACTGTTTGCAACCGCTATTTCAAGACCCCCCGCAAGTTTGTGGAGCACGTGAAGTCCCAGGGACACAAGGACAAAGCCAAGGAG CTGAAGATGCTCGAGAAGGAGATAGCCGGTCAAGATGAGGACCACTTCATCACAGTGGATGCTGTGGGCTGCTTTGAGGgtgatgaagaggaggaggaggaggaggaggatgaagaagagATCGAGGTTGAGGAGGAATTCTGCAAGCAG GTGAGGTCCAGAGATATATCCATAGAGGAGTGGAAAGGCTCAGAGACCTATAACCCAAACACCGCATACG GCGTGGACTTCCTGGTGCCCGTAATGGGGTACATTTGCCGCATCTGCCACAAGTTCTACCACAGCAACTCGGGAGCACAGCTTTCCCACTGCAAGTCCTTGGCCCACTTCGAGAACCTGCAG AAATACAAGAAAGCCAAGAACCCCAGCCCTACCAGCAGGCCCGTGAGCCGCCGGTGTGCGATCAACGCCCGGAACGCTTTGACTGCTCTGTTCACTTCTGGTGGCCGTGCACCCAGCCAGCCCTGCAGCCAGGATACAGCTAAAACCCCCAGCAAG AATGCCTCAACCACAACAGCTATTCAAGGACCAGCTCAAAAACGCCTCCTCTTCTAA
- the CIZ1 gene encoding cip1-interacting zinc finger protein isoform X7 produces the protein MSPPADRPLRERDGPRARSRRFQGRRTRGGGSALPRAPSQPTVAPAAAEAPATMFNQQQQLQQLQQQQLLQLQQLLQQSPPQAPLPMAAAVSRGLPQQQTQQQLLNLQGANSASLLNGSVLQRALLLQQLQGLDQFAMPPATYDSAGLTMPTATLGNLRGYGLATPTLTAPSLTPPQLTTPNLQQFFPQATRQSLLGPPPVGVPMNPSQINLSGRTPQKQARTPSSTTPNRKDSYSQTMPVEDESDPPEGSEEAVTPQADTPEDQDSPPCPDGIAKEKHTVAPAPESCEASEPPAKRSKSSELPTEKGLPGQPQARTTAPKQTQTPELLPEPPEARVLPRFQPRVLQIQAQVQPQTPPQVPPVDMPVQRLLQKQVQTQTSPDHVGPRQVLKEAEQQKQVQPPEQPLRQPPGQLPVQAPDPTEGQPQAPLQVSVPALEQAPVPVHSTELETPPDKGDSGAGLEEASPEPEGAQGSMESQDELTSGLDMGECEKRAREMLGVWGAGGSLKVTILQSSDSRAFSTVPLTPVPRAGESTSATPATASTPSKQTLQFFCYLCKANCSSQQEFQDHMSGAQHQQRLGEIQHMSQACLLSLLPVPRDVLEREDEEPPPRRWCNTCQVYYMGDLIQHRRTQDHKIAKQSLRPFCTVCNRYFKTPRKFVEHVKSQGHKDKAKELKMLEKEIAGQDEDHFITVDAVGCFEGDEEEEEEEEDEEEIEVEEEFCKQVRSRDISIEEWKGSETYNPNTAYGVDFLVPVMGYICRICHKFYHSNSGAQLSHCKSLAHFENLQKYKKAKNPSPTSRPVSRRCAINARNALTALFTSGGRAPSQPCSQDTAKTPSKVTAQPPSPPLPRRSTRLKT, from the exons ATGTCCCCGCCAGCCGACAGACCCCTCCGGGAGAGAGACGGACCTCGGGCTCGGAGCCGCCGGTTCCAGGGGCGGAGGACGCGGGGCGGAGGGTCTGCGCTGCCTAGGGCCCCCTCTCAGCCCACGGTCGCGCCCGCCGCAGCCGAGGCGCCGG CCACCATGTtcaaccagcagcagcagctccagcagctccagcagcagcAACTCCTGCAGCTCCAGCAGCTGCTCCAACAATCTCCACCGCAAGCCCCACTGCCCATGGCCGCAGCCGTCAGCCG GGGGCTTCCCCAGCAGCAGACACAGCAGCAGCTTCTGAATCTCCAAGGTGCcaactctgcctccctcctcaaCGGGTCTGTGCTACAGAGAGCTTTGCTTTTGCAGCAGTTGCAAG GACTGGACCAGTTTGCAATGCCACCAGCCACGTATGACAGTGCCGGTCTCACCATGCCCACGgcaacactgg gtaaCCTCCGTGGCTACGGCCTGGCAACCCCAACCCTGACGGCCCCCAGCCTCACACCCCCTCAGCTGACCACCCCAAATCTACAGCAGTTTTTTCCCCAGGCAACTCGGCAATCCTTGCTGGGTCCCCCTCCTGTCGGGGTTCCCATGAACCCCTCCCAGATCAACCTTTCAGGGCGGACTCCCCAGAAACAGGCCCGCACTCCCTCATCCACTACTCCCAATCGCAAG GATTCTTATTCTCAGACAATGCCTGTGGAAGATGAGTCAGACCCCCCAGAGGGGTCTGAGGAAGCTGTCACGCCCCAAGCAGACACACCAGAAG ACCAGGATTCCCCACCCTGCCCAGATGGCATTGCTAAGGAGAAACACACTGTAGCACCTGCTCCCGAGTCTTGTGAGGCATCTGAGCCACCAGCTAAGAGGTCAAAGAG CTCAGAGTTGCCCACGGAGAAGGGGCTTCCGGGGCAGCCGCAGGCCCGCACCACAGCCCCGAAGCAGACACAGACACCCGAGCTGCTGCCTGAGCCGCCAGAAGCCCGAGTTCTGCCACGATTCCAGCCCCGGGTTCTGCAGATCCAGGCCCAGGTGCAGCCACAGACGCCGCCACAGGTGCCTCCTGTGGACATGCCAGTGCAGCGCCTCCTGCAGAAGCAGGTGCAGACACAGACCTCTCCAGACCATGTGGGGCCACGGCAGGTGCTGAAGGAGGCAGAGCAGCAAAAACAG GTCCAGCCACCGGAGCAGCCACTGAGACAACCTCCAGGGCAGCTGCCAGTGCAGGCACCTGACCCCACTGAGGGACAGCCTCAGGCCCCGCTACAGGTGTCAGTACCAGCATTGGAGCAAGCCCCGGTTCCGGTTCATTCCACAGAGCTGGAGACGCCTCCTGATAAGGGAGATAGTGGAGCTG GCCTGGAGGAGGCCTCGCCAGAGCCAGAGGGCGCCCAGGGCAGCATGGAGAGTCAGGACGAGTTGACCAGTGGCCTGGATATGGGAGAATGTGAAAAAAGGGCAAGAGAGATGCTAGGG GTGTGGGGTGCCGGGGGCTCCCTGAAGGTCACCATCCTGCAGAGCAGTGACAGCCGGGCCTTCAGCACTGTCCCCCTCACACCCGTGCCTCGCGCTGGCGAATCCACATCTGCCACCCCTGCCACTGCCAGCACACCCTCTAAGCAGACCCTCCAGTTCTTCTGCTACCTCTGTAAGGCCAACTGTAGCAGTCAGCAG GAGTTCCAGGACCACATGTCGGGAGCCCAGCACCAGCAGCGGCTCGGGGAGATCCAGCACATGAGCCAAGCCTGCCTCCTGTCCCTGCTGCCCGTGCCCCGGGATGTCCtggagagagaggatga AGAGCCCCCGCCGAGGCGCTGGTGTAACACCTGCCAGGTCTACTACATGGGAGACCTGATCCAGCACCGCAGGACGCAGGACCACAAG ATTGCCAAGCAATCCCTGCGACCTTTCTGCACTGTTTGCAACCGCTATTTCAAGACCCCCCGCAAGTTTGTGGAGCACGTGAAGTCCCAGGGACACAAGGACAAAGCCAAGGAG CTGAAGATGCTCGAGAAGGAGATAGCCGGTCAAGATGAGGACCACTTCATCACAGTGGATGCTGTGGGCTGCTTTGAGGgtgatgaagaggaggaggaggaggaggaggatgaagaagagATCGAGGTTGAGGAGGAATTCTGCAAGCAG GTGAGGTCCAGAGATATATCCATAGAGGAGTGGAAAGGCTCAGAGACCTATAACCCAAACACCGCATACG GCGTGGACTTCCTGGTGCCCGTAATGGGGTACATTTGCCGCATCTGCCACAAGTTCTACCACAGCAACTCGGGAGCACAGCTTTCCCACTGCAAGTCCTTGGCCCACTTCGAGAACCTGCAG AAATACAAGAAAGCCAAGAACCCCAGCCCTACCAGCAGGCCCGTGAGCCGCCGGTGTGCGATCAACGCCCGGAACGCTTTGACTGCTCTGTTCACTTCTGGTGGCCGTGCACCCAGCCAGCCCTGCAGCCAGGATACAGCTAAAACCCCCAGCAAGGTGACAGCCCAACCCCCTTCGCCCCCACTTCCCCGGCGCTCAACCCGCCTCAAAACCTGA
- the CIZ1 gene encoding cip1-interacting zinc finger protein isoform X6: MSPPADRPLRERDGPRARSRRFQGRRTRGGGSALPRAPSQPTVAPAAAEAPATMFNQQQQLQQLQQQQLLQLQQLLQQSPPQAPLPMAAAVSRGLPQQQTQQQLLNLQGANSASLLNGSVLQRALLLQQLQGNLRGYGLATPTLTAPSLTPPQLTTPNLQQFFPQATRQSLLGPPPVGVPMNPSQINLSGRTPQKQARTPSSTTPNRKDSYSQTMPVEDESDPPEGSEEAVTPQADTPEDQDSPPCPDGIAKEKHTVAPAPESCEASEPPAKRSKSSELPTEKGLPGQPQARTTAPKQTQTPELLPEPPEARVLPRFQPRVLQIQAQVQPQTPPQVPPVDMPVQRLLQKQVQTQTSPDHVGPRQVLKEAEQQKQVQPQAHSQPLVQKQPQLQKQAQTQTYPQVQPPEQPLRQPPGQLPVQAPDPTEGQPQAPLQVSVPALEQAPVPVHSTELETPPDKGDSGAGLEEASPEPEGAQGSMESQDELTSGLDMGECEKRAREMLGVWGAGGSLKVTILQSSDSRAFSTVPLTPVPRAGESTSATPATASTPSKQTLQFFCYLCKANCSSQQEFQDHMSGAQHQQRLGEIQHMSQACLLSLLPVPRDVLEREDEEPPPRRWCNTCQVYYMGDLIQHRRTQDHKIAKQSLRPFCTVCNRYFKTPRKFVEHVKSQGHKDKAKELKMLEKEIAGQDEDHFITVDAVGCFEGDEEEEEEEEDEEEIEVEEEFCKQVRSRDISIEEWKGSETYNPNTAYGVDFLVPVMGYICRICHKFYHSNSGAQLSHCKSLAHFENLQKYKKAKNPSPTSRPVSRRCAINARNALTALFTSGGRAPSQPCSQDTAKTPSKNASTTTAIQGPAQKRLLF, from the exons ATGTCCCCGCCAGCCGACAGACCCCTCCGGGAGAGAGACGGACCTCGGGCTCGGAGCCGCCGGTTCCAGGGGCGGAGGACGCGGGGCGGAGGGTCTGCGCTGCCTAGGGCCCCCTCTCAGCCCACGGTCGCGCCCGCCGCAGCCGAGGCGCCGG CCACCATGTtcaaccagcagcagcagctccagcagctccagcagcagcAACTCCTGCAGCTCCAGCAGCTGCTCCAACAATCTCCACCGCAAGCCCCACTGCCCATGGCCGCAGCCGTCAGCCG GGGGCTTCCCCAGCAGCAGACACAGCAGCAGCTTCTGAATCTCCAAGGTGCcaactctgcctccctcctcaaCGGGTCTGTGCTACAGAGAGCTTTGCTTTTGCAGCAGTTGCAAG gtaaCCTCCGTGGCTACGGCCTGGCAACCCCAACCCTGACGGCCCCCAGCCTCACACCCCCTCAGCTGACCACCCCAAATCTACAGCAGTTTTTTCCCCAGGCAACTCGGCAATCCTTGCTGGGTCCCCCTCCTGTCGGGGTTCCCATGAACCCCTCCCAGATCAACCTTTCAGGGCGGACTCCCCAGAAACAGGCCCGCACTCCCTCATCCACTACTCCCAATCGCAAG GATTCTTATTCTCAGACAATGCCTGTGGAAGATGAGTCAGACCCCCCAGAGGGGTCTGAGGAAGCTGTCACGCCCCAAGCAGACACACCAGAAG ACCAGGATTCCCCACCCTGCCCAGATGGCATTGCTAAGGAGAAACACACTGTAGCACCTGCTCCCGAGTCTTGTGAGGCATCTGAGCCACCAGCTAAGAGGTCAAAGAG CTCAGAGTTGCCCACGGAGAAGGGGCTTCCGGGGCAGCCGCAGGCCCGCACCACAGCCCCGAAGCAGACACAGACACCCGAGCTGCTGCCTGAGCCGCCAGAAGCCCGAGTTCTGCCACGATTCCAGCCCCGGGTTCTGCAGATCCAGGCCCAGGTGCAGCCACAGACGCCGCCACAGGTGCCTCCTGTGGACATGCCAGTGCAGCGCCTCCTGCAGAAGCAGGTGCAGACACAGACCTCTCCAGACCATGTGGGGCCACGGCAGGTGCTGAAGGAGGCAGAGCAGCAAAAACAGGTGCAGCCACAGGCACATTCCCAGCCCCTGGTGCAGAAGCAGCCACAGCTGCAGAAGCAGGCACAGACGCAGACGTATCCTCAGGTCCAGCCACCGGAGCAGCCACTGAGACAACCTCCAGGGCAGCTGCCAGTGCAGGCACCTGACCCCACTGAGGGACAGCCTCAGGCCCCGCTACAGGTGTCAGTACCAGCATTGGAGCAAGCCCCGGTTCCGGTTCATTCCACAGAGCTGGAGACGCCTCCTGATAAGGGAGATAGTGGAGCTG GCCTGGAGGAGGCCTCGCCAGAGCCAGAGGGCGCCCAGGGCAGCATGGAGAGTCAGGACGAGTTGACCAGTGGCCTGGATATGGGAGAATGTGAAAAAAGGGCAAGAGAGATGCTAGGG GTGTGGGGTGCCGGGGGCTCCCTGAAGGTCACCATCCTGCAGAGCAGTGACAGCCGGGCCTTCAGCACTGTCCCCCTCACACCCGTGCCTCGCGCTGGCGAATCCACATCTGCCACCCCTGCCACTGCCAGCACACCCTCTAAGCAGACCCTCCAGTTCTTCTGCTACCTCTGTAAGGCCAACTGTAGCAGTCAGCAG GAGTTCCAGGACCACATGTCGGGAGCCCAGCACCAGCAGCGGCTCGGGGAGATCCAGCACATGAGCCAAGCCTGCCTCCTGTCCCTGCTGCCCGTGCCCCGGGATGTCCtggagagagaggatga AGAGCCCCCGCCGAGGCGCTGGTGTAACACCTGCCAGGTCTACTACATGGGAGACCTGATCCAGCACCGCAGGACGCAGGACCACAAG ATTGCCAAGCAATCCCTGCGACCTTTCTGCACTGTTTGCAACCGCTATTTCAAGACCCCCCGCAAGTTTGTGGAGCACGTGAAGTCCCAGGGACACAAGGACAAAGCCAAGGAG CTGAAGATGCTCGAGAAGGAGATAGCCGGTCAAGATGAGGACCACTTCATCACAGTGGATGCTGTGGGCTGCTTTGAGGgtgatgaagaggaggaggaggaggaggaggatgaagaagagATCGAGGTTGAGGAGGAATTCTGCAAGCAG GTGAGGTCCAGAGATATATCCATAGAGGAGTGGAAAGGCTCAGAGACCTATAACCCAAACACCGCATACG GCGTGGACTTCCTGGTGCCCGTAATGGGGTACATTTGCCGCATCTGCCACAAGTTCTACCACAGCAACTCGGGAGCACAGCTTTCCCACTGCAAGTCCTTGGCCCACTTCGAGAACCTGCAG AAATACAAGAAAGCCAAGAACCCCAGCCCTACCAGCAGGCCCGTGAGCCGCCGGTGTGCGATCAACGCCCGGAACGCTTTGACTGCTCTGTTCACTTCTGGTGGCCGTGCACCCAGCCAGCCCTGCAGCCAGGATACAGCTAAAACCCCCAGCAAG AATGCCTCAACCACAACAGCTATTCAAGGACCAGCTCAAAAACGCCTCCTCTTCTAA
- the CIZ1 gene encoding cip1-interacting zinc finger protein isoform X3: MSPPADRPLRERDGPRARSRRFQGRRTRGGGSALPRAPSQPTVAPAAAEAPATMFNQQQQLQQLQQQQLLQLQQLLQQSPPQAPLPMAAAVSRGLPQQQTQQQLLNLQGANSASLLNGSVLQRALLLQQLQGLDQFAMPPATYDSAGLTMPTATLGNLRGYGLATPTLTAPSLTPPQLTTPNLQQFFPQATRQSLLGPPPVGVPMNPSQINLSGRTPQKQARTPSSTTPNRKTMPVEDESDPPEGSEEAVTPQADTPEDQDSPPCPDGIAKEKHTVAPAPESCEASEPPAKRSKSSELPTEKGLPGQPQARTTAPKQTQTPELLPEPPEARVLPRFQPRVLQIQAQVQPQTPPQVPPVDMPVQRLLQKQVQTQTSPDHVGPRQVLKEAEQQKQVQPQAHSQPLVQKQPQLQKQAQTQTYPQVQPPEQPLRQPPGQLPVQAPDPTEGQPQAPLQVSVPALEQAPVPVHSTELETPPDKGDSGAGLEEASPEPEGAQGSMESQDELTSGLDMGECEKRAREMLGVWGAGGSLKVTILQSSDSRAFSTVPLTPVPRAGESTSATPATASTPSKQTLQFFCYLCKANCSSQQEFQDHMSGAQHQQRLGEIQHMSQACLLSLLPVPRDVLEREDEEPPPRRWCNTCQVYYMGDLIQHRRTQDHKIAKQSLRPFCTVCNRYFKTPRKFVEHVKSQGHKDKAKELKMLEKEIAGQDEDHFITVDAVGCFEGDEEEEEEEEDEEEIEVEEEFCKQVRSRDISIEEWKGSETYNPNTAYGVDFLVPVMGYICRICHKFYHSNSGAQLSHCKSLAHFENLQKYKKAKNPSPTSRPVSRRCAINARNALTALFTSGGRAPSQPCSQDTAKTPSKVTAQPPSPPLPRRSTRLKT, encoded by the exons ATGTCCCCGCCAGCCGACAGACCCCTCCGGGAGAGAGACGGACCTCGGGCTCGGAGCCGCCGGTTCCAGGGGCGGAGGACGCGGGGCGGAGGGTCTGCGCTGCCTAGGGCCCCCTCTCAGCCCACGGTCGCGCCCGCCGCAGCCGAGGCGCCGG CCACCATGTtcaaccagcagcagcagctccagcagctccagcagcagcAACTCCTGCAGCTCCAGCAGCTGCTCCAACAATCTCCACCGCAAGCCCCACTGCCCATGGCCGCAGCCGTCAGCCG GGGGCTTCCCCAGCAGCAGACACAGCAGCAGCTTCTGAATCTCCAAGGTGCcaactctgcctccctcctcaaCGGGTCTGTGCTACAGAGAGCTTTGCTTTTGCAGCAGTTGCAAG GACTGGACCAGTTTGCAATGCCACCAGCCACGTATGACAGTGCCGGTCTCACCATGCCCACGgcaacactgg gtaaCCTCCGTGGCTACGGCCTGGCAACCCCAACCCTGACGGCCCCCAGCCTCACACCCCCTCAGCTGACCACCCCAAATCTACAGCAGTTTTTTCCCCAGGCAACTCGGCAATCCTTGCTGGGTCCCCCTCCTGTCGGGGTTCCCATGAACCCCTCCCAGATCAACCTTTCAGGGCGGACTCCCCAGAAACAGGCCCGCACTCCCTCATCCACTACTCCCAATCGCAAG ACAATGCCTGTGGAAGATGAGTCAGACCCCCCAGAGGGGTCTGAGGAAGCTGTCACGCCCCAAGCAGACACACCAGAAG ACCAGGATTCCCCACCCTGCCCAGATGGCATTGCTAAGGAGAAACACACTGTAGCACCTGCTCCCGAGTCTTGTGAGGCATCTGAGCCACCAGCTAAGAGGTCAAAGAG CTCAGAGTTGCCCACGGAGAAGGGGCTTCCGGGGCAGCCGCAGGCCCGCACCACAGCCCCGAAGCAGACACAGACACCCGAGCTGCTGCCTGAGCCGCCAGAAGCCCGAGTTCTGCCACGATTCCAGCCCCGGGTTCTGCAGATCCAGGCCCAGGTGCAGCCACAGACGCCGCCACAGGTGCCTCCTGTGGACATGCCAGTGCAGCGCCTCCTGCAGAAGCAGGTGCAGACACAGACCTCTCCAGACCATGTGGGGCCACGGCAGGTGCTGAAGGAGGCAGAGCAGCAAAAACAGGTGCAGCCACAGGCACATTCCCAGCCCCTGGTGCAGAAGCAGCCACAGCTGCAGAAGCAGGCACAGACGCAGACGTATCCTCAGGTCCAGCCACCGGAGCAGCCACTGAGACAACCTCCAGGGCAGCTGCCAGTGCAGGCACCTGACCCCACTGAGGGACAGCCTCAGGCCCCGCTACAGGTGTCAGTACCAGCATTGGAGCAAGCCCCGGTTCCGGTTCATTCCACAGAGCTGGAGACGCCTCCTGATAAGGGAGATAGTGGAGCTG GCCTGGAGGAGGCCTCGCCAGAGCCAGAGGGCGCCCAGGGCAGCATGGAGAGTCAGGACGAGTTGACCAGTGGCCTGGATATGGGAGAATGTGAAAAAAGGGCAAGAGAGATGCTAGGG GTGTGGGGTGCCGGGGGCTCCCTGAAGGTCACCATCCTGCAGAGCAGTGACAGCCGGGCCTTCAGCACTGTCCCCCTCACACCCGTGCCTCGCGCTGGCGAATCCACATCTGCCACCCCTGCCACTGCCAGCACACCCTCTAAGCAGACCCTCCAGTTCTTCTGCTACCTCTGTAAGGCCAACTGTAGCAGTCAGCAG GAGTTCCAGGACCACATGTCGGGAGCCCAGCACCAGCAGCGGCTCGGGGAGATCCAGCACATGAGCCAAGCCTGCCTCCTGTCCCTGCTGCCCGTGCCCCGGGATGTCCtggagagagaggatga AGAGCCCCCGCCGAGGCGCTGGTGTAACACCTGCCAGGTCTACTACATGGGAGACCTGATCCAGCACCGCAGGACGCAGGACCACAAG ATTGCCAAGCAATCCCTGCGACCTTTCTGCACTGTTTGCAACCGCTATTTCAAGACCCCCCGCAAGTTTGTGGAGCACGTGAAGTCCCAGGGACACAAGGACAAAGCCAAGGAG CTGAAGATGCTCGAGAAGGAGATAGCCGGTCAAGATGAGGACCACTTCATCACAGTGGATGCTGTGGGCTGCTTTGAGGgtgatgaagaggaggaggaggaggaggaggatgaagaagagATCGAGGTTGAGGAGGAATTCTGCAAGCAG GTGAGGTCCAGAGATATATCCATAGAGGAGTGGAAAGGCTCAGAGACCTATAACCCAAACACCGCATACG GCGTGGACTTCCTGGTGCCCGTAATGGGGTACATTTGCCGCATCTGCCACAAGTTCTACCACAGCAACTCGGGAGCACAGCTTTCCCACTGCAAGTCCTTGGCCCACTTCGAGAACCTGCAG AAATACAAGAAAGCCAAGAACCCCAGCCCTACCAGCAGGCCCGTGAGCCGCCGGTGTGCGATCAACGCCCGGAACGCTTTGACTGCTCTGTTCACTTCTGGTGGCCGTGCACCCAGCCAGCCCTGCAGCCAGGATACAGCTAAAACCCCCAGCAAGGTGACAGCCCAACCCCCTTCGCCCCCACTTCCCCGGCGCTCAACCCGCCTCAAAACCTGA